Proteins encoded together in one Plutella xylostella chromosome 17, ilPluXylo3.1, whole genome shotgun sequence window:
- the LOC105389456 gene encoding uncharacterized protein LOC105389456, with product METEELTKLVDGIYKNILDKFNPGARQMITAGKAYLKALHGAAAASRLYVDAVGKLGRQAQQGTWGGCADIGTALMKVVEVYREIQDQQMNILKAFYVDLLVPLETNLEKDTKVVQSEQKRFLQQHKLRSESYSKAAATIKKQRKKNTKVSKAGSAMDKEMKNMQILEEEKTKLDAFCEQSLKNAMTQERRRYGFVLERQCSLAKHWLAYHSAGAGAYTSGLEEWLEVSRTREYLPPNVEAMFVSRMRQVSFWADEEIYASPRMGDDDDRASVGSALRKTRSVDASCLDVRSIAELGSPTQGMSRAKSDFNLQASLHGEPDTDSRIATRPTSLAPPSVTSREPPLARALYAYNAAGDNQLSFQQGDMLALLGERTKGWQYGENLRTHQAGWFPLAYTEVVAGEETASPARWSMAATPGEGPPPAPLSHAHAGAAHAHPHPPRMFGDTVTAHHVTKGRLGSGSPGLPPTLPAPSPSALSSSASATFHSSTPAPAIPSAIKNSTSAASFTTHAVIETRSFGPQTLPLRSQVAAKAGPAKTVVSAVGAVGNVSLHSSNDSGFSNEPPPQPEVDYSDEEAQRLRVPISKPAQKNNDHQGYLSKTQSLKRGPKQQPNNHANGYLTDDQQIMLRSMLDMDKDSQKVKRTKSFWKFGRTTSEEIMEGMSLWQHRDIVDTVPEYKKKILVKMQKELRPAPEVPDVKKKASTEKSPSPENVMQHPKETIDRRDVKMNGIRQSKSLSSIQNDEIQEKHKKMGNNYQDQTMKKKSTSEKSIIEEKPEDFVPRNESRHSDMTNTSTIKTNFENSFYNDENGDGFVMKTVKRREILQRYDNDSSSEVNSVASSADRYDCIIVNDHMTSRKKHDMDRRRPDTVEEDIKTRKENDYMPEFEEIEVTPIKPHVRATMGTDKTKKSSHDRSPPKTMEFKTFKDNGNDMKSFSASSETLKYKDNEPQTDRYGIPVERNNNHMRNEDYDEGTLKQRKRSSKDEKTRKHTLENGKNHSSKDSDVRSPKRDSRNFDGREPRADYSLDRRQMKRDYSETKSRDTKSKERTNRSYDDSTLPYNGRRDDRYYDSNISYFSDQEARVSRYDYETDSKKAEKSKIRQEEARLEARRFVDRRSEGPYSESDDQKFNEALKQQRPQLLPRTKLMKRAGEGPDLPEDGHTFGPWYDLWGRETAVYK from the exons gagcggcggcggcgtcccGCCTGTACGTGGACGCGGTGGGCAAGCTCGGCCGGCAGGCGCAGCAGGGCACGTGGGGCGGATGCGCTGATATAG GAACTGCCCTCATGAAGGTGGTGGAGGTCTACCGTGAAATTCAGGATCAGCAGATGAACATT CTGAAGGCATTCTACGTGGATCTGCTGGTCCCGTTGGAAACGAATCTGGAAAAAGACACAAAAGTGGTCCAG TCGGAACAAAAGAGGTTTCTCCAGCAACACAAGCTGCGCTCAGAGAGCTACAGCAAGGCGGCGGCTACTATCAAGAAACAGAGGAAAAAGAACACTAAAGTCTCCAAAGCCGGATCAGCCATGGACAAAGAAATGAAg AATATGCAGATATTGGAAGAGGAGAAGACCAAATTGGATGCGTTTTGCGAGCAGAGCTTGAAAAAT GCAATGACGCAAGAGCGCCGCCGCTACGGCTTCGTGCTCGAGCGCCAGTGTTCACTCGCCAAGCACTGGCTGGCGTACCACAGCGCGGGCGCCGGCGCCTACACCAGCGGCCTGGAGGAGTGGCTCGAGGTGTCCCGCACCCGGGAGTACCTGCCGCCCAATGTGGAGGCCATGTTCGTCAGCAGGATGCGG CAAGTATCATTCTGGGCGGACGAAGAGATCTACGCGAGCCCCCGCATGGGCGACGACGATGACCGGGCGTCAGTCGGGTCCGCCCTCCGCAAGACCAGGTCGGTGGACGCCTCGTGCCTCGACGTGCGCTCCATAGCCGAACTGGGCTCGCCGACCCAGGGCATGTCCAGGGCTAAATCCGACTTCAACTTGCAAGCCAGCCTGCATGGGGAACCTG ACACGGACTCCCGCATCGCGACGCGTCCGACGTCGCTCGCCCCGCCGAGCGTGACTTCCCGCGAGCCACCCCTAGCCAGGGCTCTATACGCCTACAACGCAGCCGGAGACAACCAGCTGAGCTTCCAGCAGGGAGACATGCTGGCGCTGCTCGGGGAGAGGACCAAGGGCTGGCAGTACGGGGAGAACTTGAGGACGCACCAGGCCGGCTGGTTCCCGCTCGCCTACACTGAAGTTGTGGCTGGAGAGGAGACTGC CTCACCGGCACGCTGGAGCATGGCGGCGACGCCGGGCGAGggcccgccccccgcgcccctctCGCACGCTCACGCGGGGGCGGCGCACGCGCACCCGCACCCGCCCCGGATGTTCGGGGACACCGTCACCGCACACCATGTTACCAAG GGTCGCCTGGGCAGTGGCTCGCCCGGACTGCCGCCGACTCTGCCAGCCCCGTCCCCTAGCGCTCTCAGCTCATCAGCCAGTGCCACCTTCCACTCTTCGACCCCGGCACCAGCTATTCCTAGCGCCATCAAAAACTCCACATCCGCTGCCAGTTTTACCACTCACGCTGTTATTGAAACCAGGAGCTTCGGCCCGCAGACTCTCCCGTTGAGGTCTCAA GTGGCTGCTAAAGCTGGTCCAGCTAAGACGGTGGTGTCCGCCGTGGGTGCAGTCGGTAACGTGTCACTGCACAGCTCCAATGACTCCGGGTTCTCGAACGAGCCTCCGCCGCAGCCCGAGGTGGACTACAGTGATGAAGAAGCTCAAAGACTACGAGTCCCTATTAG TAAACCTGCTCAGAAAAACAATGACCACCAAGGTTACTTGTCCAAGACACAAAGCCTAAAGCGTGGCCCCAAACAACAACCGAATAATCATGCCAATGGTTATCTTACTGATGATCAGCAAATAATGCTACGATCCATGCTAGATATGGACAAAGACTCACAGAAGGTAAAAAGAACTAAATCTTTTTGGAAGTTTGGCCGGACTACATCTGAGGAaattatggaaggtatgtcaCTCTGGCAACATCGAGACATTGTTGATACTGTTCCCGAATACAAGAAGAAAATACTTGTTAAAATGCAGAAAGAACTCAGACCTGCACCAGAAGTACCCGATGTAAAAAAGAAAGCGTCCACAGAGAAATCACCTTCTCCTGAGAATGTTATGCAACATCCAAAAGAAACAATCGATAGAAGAGATGTGAAAATGAATGGTATCCGCCAGTCAAAAAGTTTAAGTTCGATTCAAAATGATGAGATCCAAGAAAAGCACAAGAAAATGGGTAATAACTACCAGGATCAGACAATGAAAAAGAAAAGCACTTCTGAAAAGTCTATCATTGAGGAAAAGCCAGAAGATTTTGTACCGCGTAACGAGTCTAGACATTCGGATATGACTAATACAAGCACAATCAAAACTAACtttgaaaacagtttttacaATGATGAAAATGGGGATGGATTCGTGATGAAAACCGTGAAACGCAGAGAAATATTGCAAAGATACGATAATGATAGCAGCTCTGAAGTGAACTCTGTAGCATCCAGCGCAGATCGCTATGATTGCATTATTGTAAATGATCATATGACTTCAAGAAAGAAACATGACATGGACAGACGTCGACCAGATACAGTCGAGGAAGACATTAAAACCAGGAAAGAAAATGATTATATGCCAGAATTTGAGGAAATAGAAGTTACTCCAATCAAACCACACGTTCGTGCAACAATGGGAACAGATAAAACAAAGAAGTCATCCCACGATCGATCACCTCCCAAAACGATGGAGTTTAAAACATTCAAAGATAACGGTAACGACATGAAATCTTTTTCAGCTTCTTCTGAGACCCTCAAATACAAAGACAATGAACCACAAACTGATCGTTATGGAATACCAGTTGAAAGAAACAACAATCATATGAGAAATGAGGATTATGATGAGGGCACgctgaaacaaagaaaaaggTCAAGCAAAGATGAAAAGACACGGAAGCACACATTAGAAAATGGCAAGAATCATAGCAGCAAAGACTCTGATGTACGATCCCCGAAAAGGGATTCGCGTAATTTCGATGGCCGAGAACCAAGGGCTGATTATTCATTAGACAGACGTCAAATGAAGAGAGACTATTCAGAGACCAAATCACGAGATACAAAGTCAAAGGAAAGAACAAATAGAAGCTACGATGACAGCACCCTCCCGTACAACGGTCGCCGCGATGACCGGTATTACGATTCAAACATATCGTATTTCAGCGACCAAGAAGCTCGAGTGTCGCGGTACGATTATGAAACTGATTCCAAGAAGGCAGAGAAGTCTAAAATTCGGCAAGAGGAAGCCCGTTTGGAGGCGAGGCGTTTTGTTGACCGCCGGAGCGAGGGCCCGTACAGTGAGTCGGATGACCAGAAGTTCAACGAAGCTCTGAAGCAGCAGAGACCTCAACTGCTGCCGAGGACCAAGCTAATGAAGAGAGCGGGCGAGGGACCGGACTTGCCCGAGGACGGACATACCTTCGGCCCGTGGTACGATTTGTGGGGCCGCGAAACTGCTGTctacaaataa